One window of Streptococcus suis genomic DNA carries:
- a CDS encoding phosphoribosylformylglycinamidine synthase has translation MAKRIFVEKKADFQIKAEALLKELVHNLQLNSLSSLRLVQVYDVFGLEEDLFEQAVKHIFTEQVTDKVLTEQDLELDQAVSFAIEALPGQFDQRAASAQEALLLLGSRQDARVNTGQLYILNADVTEDDLAAIKKYLLNPVDSRFKDMDAPLLAQEFSVSDATIPTLDFFETYTEADFAAYKREVGLAMEVADLLFIQDYFKSIGRVPTETELKVLDTYWSDHCRHTTFETELRTIDFSASQFQKQLQATYDKYLAMREELGRSDKPQTLMDMATIFGRYERANGRLDDMEVSDEINACSVEIEVDVDGVKEPWLLMFKNETHNHPTEIEPFGGAATCIGGAIRDPLSGRSYVYQAMRISGAGDITQPLSETREGKLPQQIISKTAAHGYSSYGNQIGLATTYVREYFHPGFVAKRMELGAVVGAAPKENVVREKPVAGDVVILLGGKTGRDGIGGATGSSKVQTVESVETAGAEVQKGNAIEERKIQRLFRNGDVTRLIKKSNDFGAGGVCVAIGELADGLEIDLDKVPLKYAGLNGTEIAISESQERMAVVVRPQDVETFIAACETENIYAVVVATVTEKANLVMTWNGQRIVDIERAFLDTNGVRVVVDAKVVDKAVNLPESRQTSVETLATDVKAVLSDLNHTSQKGLQTIFDSSVGRSTVNHPLGGRHQLTPTEASVQKIPVQNGITSTASVMAQGYHPYLAEWSPYHGAAYAVIEATARLVAAGANWSKARFSYQEYFERMDKQAERFGQPVAALLGSIEAQIQIGLPSIGGKDSMSGTFEELTVPPTLVAFGVTTADSRKVLSPEFKAAGQYIYYLPGQALSVDIDFDLIKSNFETFEKLQSQYSITAASAVKYGGVLESLALMTFGNHMGARVQLEQVETSLKGQLGGFVFTSAEEIDRALKIGQTTADFTLVVNGVNLSGAELQAAFEGTLEEVYPTTFDQASELQEVPAVASEAVIKATEKVDQPLVYIPVFPGTNSEYDSAKAFEQAGAKVKLVPFVTLDAASIEQSVDTMVDNIDKANILFFAGGFSAADEPDGSAKFIVTILRNAKVRSAIDSFIEKGGLIIGICNGFQALVKSGLLPYGNFEEANETSPTLFYNDANQHVAKMVETRIANVNSPWLAGVQVGDIHAIPVSHGEGKFVVTDEEFATLRDNGQIFSQYVDFDGQPSMDSRYNPNGSSHAIEGITSKNGQIIGKMGHSERYEDGLFQNIPGKKDQGLFAAAVSYFTGK, from the coding sequence ATGGCGAAACGGATTTTTGTTGAGAAGAAGGCGGATTTTCAGATTAAGGCGGAGGCCTTGCTCAAGGAATTAGTCCACAATTTGCAGTTGAACAGTCTGTCTAGTCTGCGCTTAGTGCAGGTTTACGATGTCTTTGGCTTGGAAGAAGACTTGTTTGAGCAGGCAGTCAAGCATATTTTTACTGAGCAGGTGACGGATAAGGTCTTGACCGAGCAAGATTTGGAGCTAGATCAGGCAGTTTCTTTCGCGATTGAGGCCTTACCGGGACAATTTGACCAGCGAGCAGCGAGTGCACAGGAGGCTCTTTTGCTCTTGGGCAGCCGTCAGGATGCTCGTGTCAATACAGGTCAGCTTTACATTTTGAATGCAGATGTGACCGAGGACGACTTAGCTGCGATTAAGAAATACTTGCTCAACCCAGTTGATTCTCGCTTTAAGGATATGGATGCACCTCTTTTGGCTCAGGAATTTTCTGTATCTGATGCGACAATTCCGACCTTGGACTTTTTTGAAACCTATACGGAAGCAGATTTTGCGGCCTACAAGCGAGAAGTTGGTTTAGCCATGGAAGTGGCAGACTTGCTTTTCATTCAGGACTATTTCAAATCCATCGGCCGTGTGCCAACCGAGACAGAGCTCAAGGTCTTGGATACTTACTGGTCTGATCACTGTCGCCATACAACTTTTGAGACTGAATTGCGCACCATTGATTTTTCAGCGTCACAATTCCAAAAGCAATTGCAGGCAACCTATGACAAATACTTGGCTATGCGAGAGGAGTTAGGGCGGTCTGATAAGCCACAAACCCTTATGGACATGGCAACCATTTTCGGTCGTTATGAGCGTGCCAATGGTCGCTTGGACGATATGGAAGTATCGGACGAAATCAATGCCTGCTCAGTCGAGATTGAAGTGGATGTGGACGGTGTCAAAGAGCCTTGGTTGCTCATGTTTAAGAATGAAACTCACAACCATCCGACGGAAATTGAACCCTTTGGTGGTGCTGCGACCTGTATCGGTGGTGCCATCCGTGATCCGCTTTCTGGTCGTTCATACGTTTATCAGGCCATGCGGATTTCAGGCGCGGGCGATATTACACAACCTCTTTCTGAGACGCGAGAGGGTAAGTTACCACAGCAGATTATTTCGAAAACGGCTGCGCACGGTTATTCTTCTTACGGCAACCAGATTGGTCTGGCAACGACTTATGTCCGTGAATATTTCCACCCAGGATTTGTAGCCAAACGAATGGAGCTAGGAGCAGTTGTCGGTGCGGCTCCTAAGGAAAATGTAGTCCGTGAGAAACCAGTTGCAGGAGATGTGGTAATCTTGCTAGGCGGTAAGACTGGACGTGACGGCATTGGTGGTGCAACAGGATCATCTAAGGTTCAGACGGTTGAGTCTGTTGAAACAGCTGGTGCAGAAGTTCAAAAAGGAAATGCCATCGAAGAGCGCAAAATTCAACGCCTCTTCCGCAATGGCGATGTAACGCGTCTAATTAAGAAGTCCAACGACTTCGGTGCGGGTGGTGTCTGTGTTGCTATCGGCGAATTGGCAGACGGTTTGGAAATTGATTTGGACAAGGTGCCACTCAAATATGCCGGTCTCAATGGTACTGAAATCGCGATTTCTGAGTCGCAAGAGCGCATGGCAGTCGTGGTCCGTCCTCAAGATGTGGAAACTTTCATCGCAGCCTGTGAGACAGAGAATATTTATGCCGTAGTTGTAGCGACGGTTACTGAGAAAGCCAACTTGGTGATGACTTGGAATGGTCAACGAATTGTCGATATTGAACGAGCTTTCCTAGATACTAACGGTGTGCGCGTCGTGGTTGATGCCAAGGTTGTTGACAAGGCTGTCAACCTGCCAGAAAGCCGTCAAACCTCTGTCGAAACCCTAGCGACAGATGTGAAAGCTGTCCTGTCAGATCTCAATCATACCAGTCAAAAAGGGCTACAGACCATTTTCGACTCTTCTGTTGGTCGGTCAACAGTCAACCATCCACTCGGTGGTCGCCATCAGTTGACGCCTACAGAGGCTTCTGTCCAAAAAATACCGGTACAGAATGGGATCACTAGCACAGCATCTGTCATGGCCCAAGGCTATCATCCTTATTTAGCGGAGTGGTCGCCATATCACGGGGCTGCTTATGCTGTTATTGAAGCGACAGCTCGCTTGGTTGCGGCAGGTGCCAACTGGTCCAAGGCTCGTTTCTCTTATCAGGAGTATTTTGAGCGGATGGACAAGCAAGCGGAGCGCTTTGGTCAGCCAGTAGCAGCTCTTCTGGGCTCCATTGAGGCGCAGATCCAGATCGGTTTACCATCTATTGGGGGCAAGGACTCCATGTCAGGAACCTTCGAGGAGTTGACGGTTCCGCCGACCTTGGTTGCGTTTGGGGTAACGACTGCGGATAGTCGCAAGGTTCTCTCACCTGAGTTCAAGGCAGCAGGCCAGTATATTTATTACCTGCCTGGTCAAGCCTTATCAGTAGACATTGATTTTGACTTGATCAAGTCTAATTTTGAGACTTTTGAAAAATTGCAGAGCCAGTATTCGATTACGGCTGCTAGCGCCGTCAAGTACGGTGGTGTCTTAGAAAGTCTGGCTCTTATGACCTTTGGAAATCATATGGGTGCAAGAGTCCAATTAGAGCAAGTTGAAACTAGCTTGAAAGGTCAGTTGGGTGGATTTGTCTTTACTTCAGCAGAGGAAATTGACAGAGCCCTTAAAATCGGTCAAACGACAGCTGACTTTACACTGGTTGTCAACGGTGTCAACTTATCAGGAGCAGAATTGCAAGCGGCTTTTGAAGGGACATTAGAAGAAGTCTATCCAACAACATTTGACCAAGCAAGTGAATTGCAGGAAGTTCCAGCTGTTGCCTCAGAAGCAGTTATCAAGGCTACAGAAAAGGTTGATCAGCCATTGGTTTACATTCCAGTATTCCCGGGAACCAATTCGGAATACGACTCGGCCAAGGCTTTTGAACAGGCTGGTGCCAAGGTCAAATTGGTTCCTTTCGTGACGCTGGATGCGGCAAGTATTGAGCAGTCGGTTGACACCATGGTTGACAACATTGACAAGGCAAATATTCTCTTCTTTGCTGGTGGATTTTCTGCGGCAGATGAGCCAGATGGGTCAGCTAAGTTTATCGTGACTATTTTGCGCAATGCCAAGGTTCGCTCAGCTATTGACAGTTTTATCGAAAAAGGCGGTCTGATCATCGGTATTTGTAATGGTTTCCAAGCACTTGTCAAATCTGGACTCTTACCATACGGAAACTTTGAAGAGGCGAATGAAACCAGTCCAACCCTCTTTTACAATGATGCCAATCAGCACGTTGCTAAGATGGTGGAGACGCGGATTGCCAATGTCAATTCACCGTGGTTGGCAGGTGTGCAGGTCGGAGATATTCATGCTATCCCGGTATCGCATGGCGAAGGGAAATTTGTCGTGACAGATGAGGAATTTGCAACCTTGCGTGACAATGGACAAATTTTCAGCCAGTATGTGGACTTTGACGGTCAACCTTCCATGGATAGCCGTTACAATCCGAATGGCTCTAGCCACGCTATTGAGGGAATCACAAGTAAGAATGGTCAAATTATCGGAAAAATGGGACACTCTGAACGCTATGAGGATGGGCTTTTCCAAAATATTCCTGGTAAGAAAGATCAAGGTCTCTTCGCAGCAGCGGTAAGCTATTTTACTGGAAAATAA
- the purF gene encoding amidophosphoribosyltransferase has translation MNEVKSLNEECGVFGIWGHPQAAQVTYFGLHSLQHRGQEGAGIVSNDQGTLRGYRDTGLLSEVFKNQADLDRLKGSAAIGHVRYATAGSADIRNIQPFLYKFHDGEFGLAHNGNLTNAISLKKELEAQGAIFNASSDTEILMHLIRRSHNPNFMGKVKEALSIVKGGFAYLLMTEDKLIAALDPNGFRPLSIGKMKNGAWVIASETCAFEVVGAEWVRDVEPGEIVIIDDVGIHYDSYTSDTQLAICSMEYVYFARPDSTIHGVNVHTARKNMGKRLAQEFQHEADIVVGVPNSSLSAAMGFAEESGLPNEMGLVKNQYTQRTFIQPTQELREQGVRMKLSAVSGVVKGKRVVMIDDSIVRGTTSRRIVQLLREAGAAEVHVAIGSPELKYPCFYGIDIQTRRELISANHTVEEVCEIIGADSLTYLSLEGMIEAIGIDTDAPNGGLCVAYFDGEYPTPLYDYEEEYLRSLEEQTSFYIEKVK, from the coding sequence ATGAACGAAGTAAAATCACTTAATGAAGAATGTGGCGTTTTTGGTATCTGGGGACATCCTCAAGCCGCTCAAGTCACCTATTTTGGTCTCCACAGTTTGCAGCACCGTGGGCAAGAAGGCGCAGGGATTGTTTCTAATGATCAAGGTACTCTAAGAGGTTATCGTGACACGGGCCTCTTGTCAGAAGTCTTTAAAAATCAGGCTGATTTGGACCGATTGAAAGGGAGCGCAGCTATTGGTCATGTCCGCTATGCCACAGCTGGATCGGCGGATATTCGCAACATCCAGCCCTTCCTTTATAAATTTCATGATGGGGAATTCGGCCTGGCCCATAATGGGAATTTGACCAATGCCATTTCTCTCAAAAAAGAGCTGGAGGCGCAGGGAGCTATTTTCAACGCCTCATCGGACACTGAAATCCTTATGCACCTGATTCGTCGCAGCCATAATCCTAATTTTATGGGCAAGGTCAAGGAGGCCTTGAGCATTGTCAAAGGTGGATTTGCCTATCTCTTGATGACGGAGGACAAGCTGATTGCAGCACTGGATCCAAATGGTTTTCGTCCCCTGTCTATAGGGAAGATGAAAAATGGTGCCTGGGTCATTGCTAGCGAAACCTGTGCCTTTGAAGTGGTCGGTGCAGAGTGGGTCCGCGATGTCGAACCCGGAGAGATTGTTATCATCGATGATGTGGGTATCCACTATGATAGTTATACAAGTGATACCCAATTGGCTATCTGTTCGATGGAATATGTCTATTTTGCCCGCCCTGATTCGACTATTCATGGTGTCAATGTCCACACAGCACGAAAAAATATGGGCAAACGTTTAGCGCAGGAATTTCAACATGAAGCAGACATTGTGGTCGGTGTGCCAAACTCTTCTCTCAGCGCGGCTATGGGTTTTGCCGAAGAATCCGGTTTACCTAATGAGATGGGTTTGGTGAAAAATCAGTACACTCAGCGTACCTTTATCCAACCAACCCAGGAGCTCCGTGAGCAGGGAGTCCGCATGAAGTTGTCTGCTGTTTCTGGGGTTGTTAAGGGCAAACGTGTGGTCATGATTGACGATTCCATCGTGCGTGGAACGACTAGCCGGCGGATTGTTCAGCTTTTGCGAGAGGCAGGGGCAGCAGAAGTCCATGTGGCAATCGGTAGTCCAGAGCTCAAGTATCCATGCTTTTACGGTATCGATATTCAAACCCGTCGGGAACTGATTTCAGCCAACCACACCGTTGAGGAAGTCTGTGAGATTATTGGAGCAGATAGCCTGACCTATCTTTCTCTTGAGGGGATGATTGAAGCCATCGGTATCGACACAGATGCTCCCAATGGAGGACTATGTGTAGCTTATTTTGATGGTGAGTATCCAACGCCTCTTTATGACTATGAGGAAGAATATTTGCGGAGTTTAGAAGAACAGACAAGTTTTTACATCGAAAAGGTCAAATAG
- the purM gene encoding phosphoribosylformylglycinamidine cyclo-ligase, translating to MSKNAYAQSGVDVEAGYEVVERIKKHVARTERLGVMGALGGFGGMFDLTKLDIKEPVLVSGTDGVGTKLMLAIQYDKHDTIGQDCVAMCVNDIIAAGAEPLYFLDYIATGKNEPAKLEQVVAGVAKGCVQAGCGLIGGETAEMPGMYGEDDYDLAGFAVGIAEKSQIIDGSKVQEGDILLGLASSGIHSNGYSLVRRVFADVSGDALLPELNGRALKEVLLEPTRIYVQQVLPLVKAGLVNGIAHITGGGFIENIPRMFADNLAAEIEEDKIPVLPIFTALETYGQIKHEEMFEIFNMGIGLVLAVSPEQVEKVRELVGEEVYEIGRIFTKEDKSVVIK from the coding sequence ATGTCAAAAAATGCATATGCCCAATCGGGTGTTGACGTCGAAGCTGGCTACGAAGTGGTTGAGCGGATTAAGAAACACGTGGCTCGGACAGAACGTTTGGGCGTTATGGGAGCTCTCGGTGGCTTTGGTGGTATGTTTGATTTGACCAAGCTGGATATCAAAGAGCCAGTCTTGGTATCTGGAACAGACGGCGTGGGAACCAAGCTCATGCTAGCTATCCAGTACGACAAACATGATACCATTGGTCAGGACTGCGTGGCTATGTGCGTCAACGACATCATTGCAGCAGGTGCAGAGCCGCTTTACTTCCTCGACTACATCGCGACTGGAAAAAATGAGCCAGCCAAGCTGGAGCAGGTGGTTGCGGGTGTTGCGAAAGGCTGTGTCCAGGCTGGTTGCGGATTGATTGGCGGTGAAACGGCTGAAATGCCTGGAATGTACGGCGAGGATGACTATGATCTGGCTGGCTTTGCCGTCGGCATTGCGGAGAAGTCTCAGATTATTGATGGCAGCAAGGTACAGGAGGGCGACATTCTCCTCGGCCTAGCTTCTAGCGGTATCCACTCCAACGGTTATTCCCTAGTCCGTCGCGTTTTTGCGGATGTTTCTGGCGACGCTCTGCTGCCAGAGCTCAATGGCAGAGCTCTTAAGGAAGTCCTCCTAGAGCCGACCCGTATCTATGTCCAGCAGGTATTGCCTCTGGTAAAAGCAGGGCTGGTCAACGGCATTGCCCACATCACAGGCGGTGGTTTCATTGAAAATATTCCCCGTATGTTTGCGGACAACCTTGCAGCTGAAATTGAAGAAGATAAGATTCCAGTCCTTCCAATCTTTACAGCCCTTGAAACGTACGGCCAAATCAAACACGAAGAAATGTTTGAAATCTTCAATATGGGTATCGGCTTGGTACTGGCTGTCAGTCCAGAACAGGTGGAGAAAGTCCGTGAATTGGTAGGCGAAGAAGTCTATGAAATCGGCCGCATTTTCACTAAGGAAGACAAGAGCGTGGTCATCAAATGA
- the purN gene encoding phosphoribosylglycinamide formyltransferase: MKRIAVFASGSGSNFQVIAVQFEVAFVFSDRRNAYVLERAEKLGVPTFTFELKEFADKQVYEEALIQLLDQHQIDLVVLAGYMKIVGPTLLAQYEGRIINIHPAYLPEFPGAHGIEDAWQAGVSESGVTVHWVDSGVDTGQIIQQVRVPRLADDSLETFEARIHEAEYQLYPAVLEVLGAVRR, from the coding sequence ATGAAACGAATAGCTGTTTTTGCCAGCGGTTCTGGATCCAATTTTCAAGTCATCGCAGTGCAGTTTGAAGTTGCCTTTGTCTTTTCAGACCGTAGAAATGCCTATGTCTTGGAACGGGCTGAAAAACTAGGTGTACCAACCTTTACTTTTGAATTAAAAGAGTTTGCCGATAAGCAGGTTTACGAAGAAGCCCTCATCCAACTCTTAGACCAGCACCAGATAGACTTGGTGGTCTTGGCAGGCTATATGAAAATTGTTGGTCCGACCTTGTTAGCTCAATATGAAGGTCGTATCATCAACATTCACCCAGCCTACTTGCCTGAATTTCCAGGAGCTCACGGGATTGAAGATGCTTGGCAGGCAGGCGTGTCTGAAAGTGGCGTAACAGTCCACTGGGTTGACAGCGGCGTCGACACAGGACAAATTATCCAGCAAGTCCGAGTACCAAGGCTGGCTGACGATAGCTTAGAAACCTTTGAAGCTAGAATACATGAAGCCGAGTACCAACTCTATCCAGCAGTTTTGGAGGTGTTGGGGGCAGTAAGGAGATAG
- a CDS encoding suppressor of fused domain protein, with protein MGLFDFFKKKSNKDNDSSSDVEDNSIELENDDSALGWDAITEEFERIYPEQQDPKHYGTLIKYFMGGPDPLDGISVYDAGEFWHFISYGLTELYAKESEDLEYSGFGFEFTFKLKKSGGDDEKEILSVCSNLQKLARYVFESGNVIGSTEYIYTRQEEGIDAKQMSKLTGFITASDDLVSTISTPYGQVSSITLIGATDAELKAIYESDNSKELIKELQMKLGNQLTDYHRESLI; from the coding sequence ATGGGATTATTTGATTTTTTCAAGAAAAAAAGCAACAAGGACAATGATAGCTCTTCTGATGTAGAAGATAACAGTATTGAACTAGAAAATGACGATAGTGCTCTAGGTTGGGATGCTATTACGGAAGAGTTTGAACGCATCTACCCAGAGCAACAAGATCCTAAGCATTATGGGACACTAATTAAATACTTTATGGGAGGTCCAGATCCCCTAGATGGTATTAGCGTCTATGATGCCGGAGAGTTTTGGCATTTTATCAGTTATGGCTTAACGGAGCTATATGCCAAAGAGAGCGAAGATTTGGAGTATAGCGGCTTTGGCTTTGAGTTTACGTTCAAGTTAAAAAAATCTGGTGGAGATGACGAAAAAGAAATCTTGTCTGTTTGTAGCAATTTACAGAAATTAGCTAGGTATGTTTTTGAGTCGGGAAATGTTATCGGGTCAACGGAATACATCTATACGCGTCAAGAGGAAGGGATAGATGCTAAGCAGATGTCTAAGTTGACAGGTTTTATTACAGCAAGTGATGACCTTGTTTCTACAATCTCTACCCCCTACGGTCAAGTTTCATCTATCACTCTAATCGGAGCTACAGATGCAGAATTAAAAGCAATCTATGAAAGTGACAATAGTAAAGAGCTGATAAAGGAACTTCAAATGAAACTAGGGAATCAGCTAACAGACTATCACCGTGAGTCACTCATTTAG
- the purH gene encoding bifunctional phosphoribosylaminoimidazolecarboxamide formyltransferase/IMP cyclohydrolase, with translation MIKRALISVSDKNGIVEFAQELTKLGWEIISTGGTKVALDQAGVTTIAIDDVTGFPEMMDGRVKTLHPKIHGGLLARRDLDSHLQAAKDHEISLIDLVVVNLYPFRETILRPDVTYDLAVENIDIGGPSMLRSAAKNHASVTVVVDPADYPTVLGEIAEQGQTTYSTRQRLAAKVFRHTAAYDALIADYFTKQVGEDKPEKLTITYDLNQPMRYGENPQQHADFYQNALPTDYSIAAAKQLNGKELSFNNIRDADAAIRIIRDFKDRPTVVALKHMNPCGIGQAETIEQAWDYAYEADPVSIFGGIVVLNREVDAATAEKMHPIFLEIIIAPSYSAEALAILTNKKKNLRILELAFDAQDASEVEKEFTGVVGGLLVQDQDVVVESPADWQVVTERQPSEQEWAAMEFAWKSSKYVKSNGIIITNDKMTLGVGPGQTNRVASVRIAIEQAKDRLEGAVLASDAFFPFADNVEEIAAAGIKAIIQPGGSVRDQDSIDMANKYGLTMVFTGVRHFRH, from the coding sequence ATGATAAAACGTGCGTTAATTAGCGTATCAGATAAAAATGGCATCGTAGAGTTTGCCCAAGAATTGACCAAGCTTGGCTGGGAAATCATCTCGACAGGAGGCACAAAGGTTGCCTTGGATCAGGCAGGCGTAACCACAATTGCCATTGATGATGTGACTGGTTTTCCTGAGATGATGGACGGCCGTGTCAAGACCCTGCACCCCAAAATCCACGGGGGCTTGCTGGCTCGTCGGGATTTGGACAGTCACCTGCAAGCAGCCAAGGACCATGAGATTAGCTTGATTGACTTGGTAGTTGTCAACCTTTATCCCTTCAGAGAGACCATTTTGCGTCCAGATGTGACCTACGACTTGGCGGTGGAGAACATCGACATTGGCGGTCCGTCCATGCTCCGTTCAGCAGCTAAAAACCACGCAAGCGTAACGGTTGTGGTAGATCCGGCGGATTATCCGACGGTTTTAGGGGAGATAGCAGAGCAGGGGCAGACGACCTACTCAACGCGTCAGCGATTAGCAGCTAAGGTCTTTCGTCATACCGCGGCTTACGACGCTTTAATAGCTGATTATTTCACCAAGCAAGTCGGTGAAGACAAGCCTGAAAAACTCACCATTACCTACGACCTCAATCAGCCTATGCGTTACGGAGAAAATCCTCAGCAACATGCGGATTTCTACCAAAATGCCCTTCCGACTGATTATTCGATTGCAGCAGCTAAACAGCTAAACGGTAAGGAATTGTCTTTCAATAACATTCGTGATGCGGATGCGGCCATCCGTATTATCCGTGATTTCAAGGACCGTCCAACTGTTGTGGCTCTCAAACACATGAACCCTTGTGGTATCGGTCAGGCAGAGACTATTGAGCAGGCTTGGGATTATGCTTATGAGGCTGACCCAGTATCAATTTTCGGAGGCATCGTCGTGCTGAACAGGGAAGTGGATGCTGCGACGGCTGAAAAGATGCACCCGATTTTCTTAGAAATCATCATCGCACCGAGTTACTCGGCAGAAGCGTTAGCTATTTTGACCAATAAAAAGAAAAATCTTCGGATTTTGGAATTGGCCTTTGACGCACAGGATGCAAGCGAAGTGGAAAAAGAGTTTACAGGCGTTGTCGGCGGGCTTTTGGTGCAGGATCAGGACGTGGTGGTGGAAAGCCCAGCGGACTGGCAGGTGGTGACCGAGCGTCAACCGTCCGAGCAAGAGTGGGCGGCCATGGAGTTCGCTTGGAAGTCCTCCAAGTATGTCAAGTCCAACGGTATCATCATCACCAATGACAAGATGACCTTGGGCGTGGGGCCGGGACAAACCAACCGTGTGGCGTCCGTCCGCATCGCTATTGAGCAAGCCAAAGATCGTTTGGAGGGAGCCGTTTTGGCGTCGGACGCCTTCTTCCCATTTGCTGATAACGTGGAAGAAATCGCAGCGGCAGGCATCAAGGCTATCATCCAGCCAGGAGGATCTGTCCGTGACCAAGACTCCATTGACATGGCCAACAAGTACGGCTTGACTATGGTCTTTACGGGAGTAAGACATTTTAGACATTGA
- the purD gene encoding phosphoribosylamine--glycine ligase, producing MKLLVVGSGGREHAIAKKLLESEQVEQVFVAPGNDGMTLDGIELVNIGISEHSALINFAKEHDIAWTFVGPDDALAAGIVDDFEEAGLKAFGPSRLAAELEWSKDFAKQIMVKYGIPTAAFGTFSNFEEAKAYIEEQGAPIVVKADGLALGKGVVVAETVEQAVEAAREMLLDNKFGDSGARVVIEEFLAGEEFSLFALVNGDQFYILPTAQDHKRAFDGDQGPNTGGMGAYSPVPHLPQSVVDTAVDTIVKPILDGMIAEGRSYLGVLYAGLILTDQGPKVIEFNARFGDPETQIILPRLTSDFAQNIDDILHKRPTQLTWLDSGVTLGVVVASNGYPLDYEKGVELPAKTEGDITTYYAGARFSENSRALLSNGGRVYMLVTTADTVQEAQEKIYSELKNQETTGLFYRTDIGSKAVK from the coding sequence ATGAAACTTTTGGTTGTTGGGTCTGGTGGTCGTGAGCACGCTATTGCAAAGAAATTGTTAGAATCTGAGCAGGTAGAACAGGTCTTTGTCGCTCCTGGAAATGACGGAATGACTTTAGATGGTATCGAGTTAGTAAACATCGGAATTTCCGAACATTCTGCCCTAATCAACTTTGCTAAGGAACATGATATTGCCTGGACTTTTGTGGGTCCAGACGATGCTCTGGCAGCAGGAATCGTTGATGATTTTGAAGAGGCGGGACTAAAAGCTTTTGGTCCCAGTCGTCTAGCCGCGGAGCTGGAGTGGTCAAAAGACTTTGCTAAACAAATCATGGTCAAATACGGCATTCCCACAGCAGCCTTTGGCACATTTTCCAACTTCGAAGAAGCCAAAGCCTACATCGAAGAGCAGGGGGCACCCATCGTGGTCAAGGCGGACGGATTGGCACTGGGCAAGGGCGTAGTCGTGGCGGAAACCGTCGAGCAGGCGGTCGAAGCGGCACGGGAGATGCTCTTGGACAACAAGTTCGGCGACTCGGGTGCCCGCGTGGTCATCGAGGAGTTCTTGGCGGGCGAGGAGTTTTCCCTCTTTGCTCTGGTCAATGGCGATCAGTTTTACATTCTGCCGACAGCTCAGGACCACAAGCGTGCCTTTGACGGCGACCAAGGTCCCAACACAGGCGGCATGGGGGCTTACTCTCCTGTTCCCCACCTGCCTCAAAGCGTAGTGGACACAGCGGTTGACACTATTGTCAAGCCCATTCTGGACGGCATGATTGCGGAGGGACGGTCTTATCTGGGCGTGCTCTATGCTGGCTTGATTCTGACCGACCAAGGTCCCAAGGTCATTGAGTTCAACGCTCGATTTGGCGACCCAGAAACCCAGATTATCCTGCCTCGTCTGACCTCTGACTTTGCTCAGAACATCGACGACATCCTCCACAAACGCCCGACCCAGCTGACTTGGCTGGATAGTGGTGTGACGCTAGGTGTTGTCGTGGCATCAAACGGCTATCCTCTGGACTACGAAAAAGGTGTAGAGTTGCCAGCAAAGACCGAGGGGGACATCACGACCTACTATGCAGGGGCTCGTTTTTCGGAAAATAGCAGAGCACTGCTTTCAAACGGCGGTCGGGTCTATATGTTGGTTACCACAGCAGATACTGTCCAAGAAGCACAAGAAAAAATTTACTCGGAGTTGAAAAATCAAGAAACCACAGGCCTCTTTTATCGGACAGATATTGGAAGTAAGGCAGTAAAATAA
- the purE gene encoding 5-(carboxyamino)imidazole ribonucleotide mutase has translation MNIPISIIMGSSSDWKTMKKAADVLDKFGVAYEKKVVSAHRTPDLMFRHAEEARGRGIKVIIAGAGGAAHLPGMVAAKTTLPVIGVPVQSRALSGVDSLYSIVQMPGGVPVATMAIGEAGATNAALTALRILSIEDQTIATQLADFAKEQEKIAEAMTDDLI, from the coding sequence ATGAACATTCCAATTTCCATCATCATGGGCTCTAGTTCTGACTGGAAAACCATGAAAAAAGCAGCCGATGTGCTGGACAAATTTGGTGTAGCCTATGAAAAGAAAGTGGTCTCTGCCCACCGCACCCCAGACCTCATGTTCCGTCACGCTGAAGAGGCGCGTGGTCGTGGCATCAAGGTTATTATCGCAGGAGCGGGTGGTGCAGCACATTTGCCAGGTATGGTAGCAGCCAAGACCACCTTGCCTGTTATCGGTGTCCCTGTCCAATCCCGTGCCCTCAGCGGTGTGGATTCCCTCTATTCTATCGTGCAGATGCCAGGCGGTGTGCCCGTTGCGACTATGGCAATCGGTGAAGCAGGAGCCACCAACGCAGCCCTGACAGCTCTTCGCATTCTCTCCATTGAAGACCAAACCATTGCGACTCAGCTGGCAGACTTTGCCAAGGAACAGGAAAAAATTGCGGAGGCGATGACAGATGACCTCATCTAA